One region of Acidobacteriota bacterium genomic DNA includes:
- a CDS encoding alkaline phosphatase family protein codes for MSPRRTTAALGSIWLAVVAACAAAEPVRPASGPSTPAGTGGTNDPSVYDRPHVVLVSFDGFHPAYLDRFETPNFASLAERGMAAEGLVPVFPSLTFPSHYSIATGLYPGAHGIAGNRFWDPVRNDEFNYRDPEDPRDGSWWLGEPIWVTAEEQGMVAAAFFFPGTEAAIGGIRPSHYFPYDGSVPNRMRVAQTLDWLALPPERRPHVITLYFSLVDSNGHRLGPDHPGMRDSVETADGLLGDLMAGVDALPHADRVALVVLSDHGMATPDPDLTETLPESVDLTDVRAVPAGPSISLHTGDDARSRALRDALNAELTHARAWLREELPEHLHARDNASLGEVMVIPDGAGMVQLPGGRAPPAGMHGWDPRLPSMHGIFFAVGPGIAEGVVLPPVEAVDVYPLIAHLLGLTPADGVAGSLEPFRPALRAAP; via the coding sequence GTGAGCCCAAGGCGAACGACCGCCGCGCTCGGCAGCATCTGGCTTGCGGTTGTGGCCGCCTGCGCGGCTGCCGAACCCGTCCGGCCCGCATCGGGCCCGTCGACGCCGGCCGGAACCGGTGGCACCAACGATCCGTCGGTCTACGACCGGCCGCACGTCGTGCTGGTGTCGTTCGACGGCTTCCATCCGGCGTACCTCGACCGCTTCGAAACACCCAACTTCGCTAGTCTCGCCGAGCGCGGCATGGCGGCCGAGGGACTCGTGCCGGTCTTCCCGTCGCTCACCTTCCCGTCGCATTACTCGATCGCCACCGGCCTCTATCCGGGCGCGCACGGGATCGCCGGCAACCGCTTCTGGGATCCCGTACGGAACGACGAGTTCAACTACCGCGACCCGGAGGATCCGCGAGACGGATCGTGGTGGCTCGGCGAGCCGATCTGGGTCACCGCCGAGGAGCAGGGCATGGTGGCGGCGGCGTTCTTCTTCCCCGGTACGGAAGCGGCCATCGGCGGCATCCGCCCCAGTCACTACTTTCCCTACGACGGCAGCGTGCCGAACCGGATGCGCGTGGCACAGACGCTCGACTGGCTGGCCCTGCCGCCGGAGCGCCGCCCGCACGTGATCACCCTCTACTTCTCGCTCGTCGACAGCAATGGCCACCGGCTGGGACCGGACCATCCCGGCATGCGCGACAGCGTCGAGACCGCCGACGGGCTGCTGGGCGATCTGATGGCGGGGGTCGACGCGCTGCCGCACGCCGACCGGGTCGCACTGGTGGTGCTGTCGGATCACGGGATGGCGACGCCCGACCCCGACCTGACGGAGACGTTGCCGGAATCCGTAGATCTGACTGACGTCCGGGCAGTGCCGGCCGGGCCGTCGATCAGCCTGCACACCGGCGACGATGCGCGGAGCCGTGCGCTGCGCGATGCGCTGAATGCCGAACTCACGCACGCACGCGCCTGGCTTCGCGAGGAACTGCCGGAACATCTGCACGCGCGGGATAACGCGAGCCTCGGAGAGGTCATGGTGATTCCGGACGGGGCGGGCATGGTGCAACTGCCCGGCGGCCGCGCACCGCCCGCCGGCATGCATGGCTGGGACCCCCGCCTGCCCTCGATGCACGGCATCTTCTTCGCCGTGGGCCCCGGGATCGCGGAAGGGGTGGTGCTGCCACCGGTCGAAGCCGTCGATGTCTACCCGCTGATCGCCCATCTGCTGGGGCTGACCCCCGCGGACGGCGTTGCCGGATCGCTGGAGCCGTTCCGGCCGGCTCTCCGGGCGGCGCCGTAG